A window from Plodia interpunctella isolate USDA-ARS_2022_Savannah chromosome 2, ilPloInte3.2, whole genome shotgun sequence encodes these proteins:
- the LOC128681855 gene encoding uncharacterized protein LOC128681855 — MMKAGVLVLLCLYCSVECRKTYTPVDKNANLAFINMEGGGGTRPPVNQPQQPPSSPAKPPSPTNVQPRPVSPTQPPVKPIVTVVAPTPAPTPKPTPAVKPQVKPQANPTPLTTPGPGTVKQLVNFYDSQGKGSPIRPYSYSQAVKQG, encoded by the exons ATGATGAAGGCCGGTGTACTTGTGTTGTTGTGCTTATATTGCTCTGTGgaat gcCGTAAAACGTATACGCCTGTCGacaaaaatgcgaatttggcCTTTATCAACATGGAGGGTGGTGGGGGGACACGGCCTCCGGTGAACCAGCCACAACAGCCGCCCAGTTCTCCCGCGAAGCCGCCGTCTCCCACAAATGTTCAACCTCGCCCAGTCTCCCCTACGCAACCGCCTGTGAAACCAATAGTCACTGTAGTTGCACCCACGCCGGCTCCTACTCCGAAACCTACTCCTGCAGTAAAACCTCAAGTGAAGCCTCAAGCTAATCCTACTCCGTTAACTACTCCAGGGCCCGGCACCGTCAAACAGCTAGTTAATTTCTATGACAGCCAGGGCAAAGGTAGTCCGATAAGACCATACAGTTATAGTCAAGCCGTTAAGCAGGGATAA